From Nonlabens sp. Ci31, the proteins below share one genomic window:
- a CDS encoding acyl-CoA thioesterase, producing the protein MYNKEFDVRWSDLDANRHMANSAYQNFMSHTRMAFLIDNDFGQREMAQYETGPVIFNENIFYFKEIHQGKPVRVTCEVTGMCEDASMFSFRHNFYDYKGRNVARGLMTGAWMNLKERKITALHPELYKRIKNFPKSEDFKVLEKADMRAHGEFPSDQL; encoded by the coding sequence ATGTACAATAAAGAATTTGATGTAAGATGGAGCGATCTAGATGCTAACAGGCACATGGCCAATAGTGCGTATCAAAACTTTATGAGCCACACCCGAATGGCTTTCTTAATAGACAATGATTTTGGGCAGCGAGAAATGGCTCAATATGAAACCGGTCCAGTTATTTTTAATGAAAACATCTTCTACTTTAAAGAAATTCATCAAGGAAAACCAGTTAGGGTAACTTGCGAAGTCACTGGAATGTGTGAAGATGCGAGCATGTTTAGTTTTAGACATAATTTTTACGACTACAAAGGCCGCAATGTCGCCCGAGGTTTAATGACAGGTGCCTGGATGAATCTAAAAGAACGTAAAATTACCGCATTGCATCCTGAACTTTATAAAAGGATTAAAAACTTTCCAAAATCTGAAGACTTTAAGGTTTTAGAAAAAGCAGATATGCGAGCACATGGAGAATTTCCTTCAGATCAGCTGTAG
- a CDS encoding sensor histidine kinase, whose protein sequence is MKIYHLLSQIPFLNKYSYKFLFVAFLGIHIPLLGLICYVLFATEVSTTAFILITLGLTLGATALTLKVLNSLLLPITLGKTALNDYVEHETVPDLPKTYTDEVGEMLRNIQYTIACLDEVDKEKQEIAELISHDLRTPVAQTLQIINFLREDGDNQQEREANLNLLQEIGSKQLKFLEVMLKVLKTKQIEIGFKNFEILAVSEMIDDLLDGHKKSMAAKQLKVVNSIPDSVKIYGHPLGMKQVFENLITNAIKFSDQNGEINIAAKTDADTVTISVQDNGIGFNKQTEQSLFKKFIPGHLGTNGEPSTGLGLYLAKNIVEKHDGSITAFSEGKGACFSVVMPIKTE, encoded by the coding sequence ATGAAAATTTACCACTTGCTTTCTCAGATACCCTTTCTTAACAAGTATTCTTATAAATTTCTTTTTGTAGCTTTTCTAGGAATCCACATACCCTTATTAGGTCTCATTTGCTATGTTCTTTTTGCTACGGAGGTTTCAACCACTGCCTTTATCCTAATCACTTTAGGTTTAACCCTTGGAGCGACCGCTTTGACGCTAAAAGTTTTAAATTCCCTTTTGCTTCCCATAACCTTGGGTAAAACAGCATTGAATGACTATGTAGAGCATGAAACAGTACCTGATCTTCCAAAAACCTACACTGATGAAGTTGGTGAAATGTTGAGAAACATTCAATATACCATCGCTTGTCTAGATGAAGTTGATAAAGAAAAGCAAGAGATAGCCGAATTGATTTCTCATGACCTAAGAACCCCAGTGGCACAGACACTACAGATCATTAATTTTTTAAGAGAAGATGGAGATAATCAGCAAGAGCGTGAGGCTAATCTGAACTTATTACAAGAAATAGGCTCCAAGCAGCTCAAGTTTTTAGAAGTCATGCTTAAAGTTTTAAAGACCAAACAGATCGAGATTGGGTTTAAAAATTTTGAAATACTAGCTGTATCAGAAATGATTGATGACCTACTTGATGGTCATAAAAAAAGCATGGCCGCTAAGCAATTAAAGGTGGTCAACAGCATCCCAGATAGCGTGAAAATATATGGACATCCGCTAGGAATGAAGCAGGTTTTTGAAAACCTCATCACTAATGCTATTAAATTTTCTGATCAAAATGGAGAAATAAACATAGCTGCAAAAACAGATGCAGACACTGTAACCATTAGCGTTCAAGATAATGGTATAGGTTTCAACAAGCAGACCGAACAAAGTCTATTTAAGAAATTCATCCCCGGGCATTTAGGAACTAATGGAGAACCTAGTACAGGCCTTGGCCTTTATCTGGCCAAAAATATTGTAGAAAAACACGACGGTAGCATCACCGCTTTTAGTGAAGGAAAAGGCGCTTGTTTTTCGGTTGTTATGCCTATCAAAACTGAATAA
- a CDS encoding DMT family transporter, with the protein MNTRSIAIVCGFFVALFYAYNFTAAKEVTPLHIGPFGLTWYRVVATCAIFWIISLFAGPKERIPSKELPLIALAAFCGVGFNMVTFMWGLSLTSPINASVLMVSTPIIVLVLSAVFLKERLFATRIIGILVGFSGAAFLIFLSTGAGAQASNPTLGNLLIFVNAVSYAFYILLAKKLTAKYHVFTLMKWLYFFGVLLITPFGITQGLAFDFSMASTTTLLNIGYVILFATFGTYMLNIIAIRTLKPSVVAVFVYLQPLLATIIAVGLGKDIITWQKAVAGLLIFSGVFLTSLKNKA; encoded by the coding sequence ATGAATACACGTTCTATTGCTATTGTTTGCGGCTTTTTTGTCGCTTTGTTTTATGCCTATAATTTTACTGCGGCAAAAGAAGTAACTCCTCTACATATAGGGCCTTTTGGATTAACCTGGTATAGAGTTGTAGCTACTTGTGCTATTTTCTGGATCATATCTTTATTTGCTGGACCTAAGGAAAGAATTCCTTCTAAAGAGTTGCCACTTATCGCTCTTGCGGCATTTTGTGGCGTAGGTTTCAATATGGTGACTTTTATGTGGGGACTATCCCTCACCTCACCTATAAATGCCTCTGTATTAATGGTAAGTACCCCTATTATCGTATTGGTGTTGAGTGCAGTGTTTTTAAAGGAACGTCTTTTTGCTACTCGCATTATAGGGATTCTCGTAGGCTTTTCTGGTGCAGCCTTTTTGATATTTTTATCCACAGGTGCTGGTGCTCAAGCATCCAACCCCACGTTAGGGAACCTATTGATATTTGTAAACGCAGTTTCCTATGCCTTTTATATACTTTTAGCTAAAAAGCTAACAGCAAAATATCACGTATTTACTTTAATGAAATGGCTGTACTTTTTTGGTGTATTGTTAATCACTCCATTTGGAATCACACAGGGACTAGCGTTTGATTTTTCAATGGCGAGTACAACTACATTATTAAATATAGGCTACGTCATTTTATTTGCGACTTTTGGAACTTATATGCTTAATATTATTGCCATAAGAACCTTAAAACCTAGTGTGGTGGCTGTATTTGTGTATTTACAACCCTTACTAGCTACCATAATAGCAGTAGGTTTGGGAAAAGACATCATTACTTGGCAAAAAGCAGTAGCTGGACTGCTTATTTTTAGTGGTGTCTTCTTAACTAGCCTGAAAAATAAGGCTTAA
- a CDS encoding arsenate reductase family protein — protein MKNLFIYLDSCSTCQRIKNELHLPKDVALQNTKEQALTVEQLKFLKEQAGSYEALFNRRAQLYRGRGLHEKDLSDTDYKELLLEHYTFIKRPILIYNGEAFIGNSKKVVADAKVAIS, from the coding sequence ATGAAAAATCTATTCATTTATCTAGATAGTTGTAGCACCTGCCAGCGCATAAAAAATGAGTTACACCTTCCTAAAGATGTTGCCTTACAAAACACAAAAGAGCAAGCGCTTACCGTTGAACAATTGAAGTTTCTAAAAGAACAAGCTGGTTCTTATGAAGCACTGTTTAATAGACGGGCACAGCTGTATCGAGGTCGTGGACTTCACGAGAAAGACCTCTCTGACACCGATTATAAAGAGCTATTACTCGAACATTATACCTTTATAAAACGACCTATTCTTATTTATAATGGTGAAGCTTTTATAGGGAATTCTAAAAAAGTAGTTGCTGATGCAAAAGTAGCCATCTCTTAA